Proteins from one Candidatus Neomarinimicrobiota bacterium genomic window:
- a CDS encoding tyrosine-type recombinase/integrase, which yields MSNNWVITPEKYLSEEEVKSLVKTCRDAAQLAKEKGNWIAVRDWMVIDLALHTGLRVAELSNLRVGDLHLDYGEKSLTVRNGKGGKDRVVKFGSEVKRHIKEYLDSRPSDSEYVFPSSRQARMSRSAIQKMVKKWMEDAGLPGHYSVHSLRHTYATRLYKASGHNLRLVQKQLGHASVQTTQVYADITDADVEDAVERLHEEGLL from the coding sequence ATGAGTAATAACTGGGTCATTACGCCGGAGAAATACCTCTCTGAGGAGGAAGTGAAGAGTCTGGTCAAGACCTGTCGGGATGCGGCTCAACTGGCCAAGGAAAAGGGTAACTGGATTGCAGTGCGGGATTGGATGGTGATCGACCTAGCCCTGCATACCGGCCTCCGGGTGGCGGAACTTTCAAATCTGCGAGTAGGAGACCTGCATCTGGACTATGGCGAGAAGTCGCTGACTGTCCGTAACGGCAAAGGCGGGAAAGACCGGGTGGTGAAGTTCGGTTCGGAGGTGAAGCGACATATCAAAGAGTACCTGGACAGCAGACCCTCAGACAGTGAGTACGTGTTCCCATCCTCTCGGCAGGCGCGGATGTCCCGGTCGGCCATCCAGAAGATGGTGAAGAAGTGGATGGAGGACGCCGGGCTGCCCGGCCACTACAGTGTGCATTCACTGCGGCATACATACGCCACACGGCTGTATAAGGCGAGCGGGCACAACCTGCGGCTGGTCCAGAAGCAACTCGGTCACGCCAGTGTACAGACCACCCAGGTCTATGCCGATATAACGGATGCGGATGTAGAAGATGCCGTAGAAAGGTTGCATGAAGAAGGGCTCTTATGA
- a CDS encoding helix-turn-helix domain-containing protein translates to MATSNDIKTVFGQVLRTYRQNAGLSQEALAFECDLHRTFIGMLERGERRATIDTLFALASALDVSPHALIQDLEQRLSS, encoded by the coding sequence ATGGCTACATCAAATGATATCAAAACCGTATTTGGTCAGGTCCTCCGTACCTACCGTCAGAATGCCGGATTGTCCCAGGAAGCCCTGGCATTTGAATGCGATCTCCACCGGACCTTTATTGGGATGTTAGAGCGCGGAGAACGCCGGGCAACCATTGACACCCTCTTTGCGCTTGCCTCCGCCCTCGACGTATCTCCCCATGCACTAATCCAGGATCTGGAACAACGGCTTTCATCCTAA
- a CDS encoding zinc ribbon domain-containing protein, with product MMPIYEYRCPHDHLFEKLVDRTDPNPVCPECGCPGQRLFSPPAFRFKGSGFHSTDYTRHGPKDRKER from the coding sequence ATGATGCCCATATATGAATATCGATGCCCCCATGACCATCTCTTTGAAAAGTTGGTCGATAGAACCGATCCAAACCCCGTTTGCCCAGAATGTGGCTGTCCAGGCCAGCGCCTGTTCAGCCCGCCGGCGTTCCGGTTCAAGGGAAGCGGGTTTCATTCCACTGACTATACACGACACGGTCCAAAAGACAGAAAGGAGAGATAA
- a CDS encoding DUF1232 domain-containing protein has protein sequence MGKKGQNKKDGIDEEFVKKGAKNIDEDDVQKVLDREKEIRETFEKKGPLARFIEDVKLLFSLIGDYWNGNYKEIPWWALSAIVFTLLYVINPVDLIPDFIPFVGYVDDAAVVGICLNLVEKELHKYNEWKIAAEGAQSSD, from the coding sequence ATGGGCAAAAAAGGCCAGAACAAGAAAGACGGGATCGACGAGGAATTCGTCAAAAAGGGTGCGAAGAATATTGATGAAGATGATGTCCAAAAGGTGTTAGACCGTGAGAAGGAGATTAGAGAAACATTCGAAAAGAAAGGCCCGTTGGCTCGATTTATTGAGGATGTCAAACTGCTTTTCTCCCTTATTGGTGATTATTGGAATGGGAATTATAAGGAGATCCCGTGGTGGGCGCTCAGCGCCATCGTCTTCACTCTATTGTATGTGATTAACCCCGTCGATCTCATCCCGGATTTTATCCCATTTGTTGGGTATGTCGATGACGCCGCCGTCGTAGGCATATGTTTGAACCTGGTGGAGAAAGAACTCCATAAATACAATGAATGGAAAATAGCTGCCGAAGGGGCTCAGAGTTCGGATTGA